CAGCACAAAATAATTATTAACGAATTCCATCTCTTCCCGAAGAGAAATGAGTGCACCTTTAGATTTTAAAGACTTACGGAAAAATTCGGCCAGATGGATCAGAAGTCTTCTGGCCCGGTTCGGGTTGGTTCGGCTGGTGGCAATAATTGTATTCAGAACATTAAAAAAGAAATGCGGATTGATCTGAGCCTGAAGAGCATCGAGTCTGGCTTCCATCGTCAGATTGGTCTGATGGTCCAGTTCAGCTACTTCCACCTGAAGGCTTAAAATCTGGCCCATGCCAAGTGCAAGCCTGATCAGGTCAGGAGAAATCTTTCCGCCCTTCGTTTCATAGAGCTTAAATGTTCCGACAACATTTCCTTTGCAGGAAAGCGGAACAATGACTGCCGCAGCCAAAGGACAGTCACACGTGTCCGACATCGGGCAGTTTAACTCTTCCTGCGTCTGAACAACTTTATATTTTGCAGTCTGTATGACTTCTCTAGTCGCTGCCGTCAGAATCTTATCACCGGGATGGTGCCTGTCGCAGCCTGCCCCAAGATAGGCGAGCTGTTTCTCACAATCGGTGATCGAGACTGCGGCCACCTGAGCAATCCCCTGAATGATTTTGGCAATGGCTTCGGCGTTTTGTTTATTCAGACCGCCGCGCAGGTAAGGAAGTGTTTCGTTAGCGATCTTTACACTCAGGTCTGCCCTGCTTAACGTATGCAGCGGTACGGCCTTTTTCTCTAAATTTTTTATATACCAGAATAAATATCCGGCATCAATCACCATAAAAGCGGCCAACAGAAAAGTATTCTGCAAATAAAGACCCAGAGCGATTTCAAGGGCGATGACCGGAACAAGGATTACATTCATATTTTTCATCGTCACACCTCCCTAAGAAATTATTTCAATAAGCTCCGGACTTTTTTATTGCCATTCTCCGAGCTGACTACGAGAAGAATATCTCCTTCTTCGAGCAGGAAGTCGGCTTCAGGAGAAAAATTCTCATTGCCGTTTCTGACAACCCCTACGACTGTTGCTCCAGTTTCTTCTCTGACTTTAAGCTCTCTCAGGGAACAGCCGATTGCGGATGATTCCGGCTGGATTTTAAGTTCTTCAACGTCATTCCAGCGAGAGATATATCGGTCGGCATAGGTCGAAACTTTCTGAAGCAGCACATCGATTTGCCCGTCAATTTCCTTTCTCTGCTCCATCAGGCTTTTCAACTCGTCAATAAAGGCTTGAACCTCATTTTTTTGGTCAAAAGACTTTAAAAATTTTTCGGCCTCTATCCTGGAGTTCACAATGATGCCAATACCCGGTTTTACTCTGACGACTCCTTCATTTTGCAGAATAGCAATTGCCCGACGGATCGTCTCCGGAGAAACATTGAATCTTCCTGCCAGGGTCGACCTTCCGTGGATTTTATCCCCTTCACGGAACTCGCCGAGAACGACGGCATGCGCGATCTCATTCGCGATTTCCTGATATTTGGCCTGCTCCAAGATATGATCCCTTTCTTTCTTTGCTGATTTCAGATACCTAGTACCATGTCAATCAATCCGTATCTTCTCATGCACGTATCAAATTTTTGCCTTTTACGTAATTCTACCCTAGGGAGTTGGGGAAGACAATCTTTTCTATAAAAAAAGACCATTTCCAGGCAATATTGGAGCAGCGCCATACCCTCAAATCTTTTCATTATTTGACGTGATCGGACATTTTAACCCTCTTGACTCCCGACAACTTACAATGCTATGATTGGTTGGCAGTATAATTTTTAGCGTTGCTATTTTGTATGATATGGAGGTTTTTTCTGTAATTAGCATTTGAAAGGGGGGCTAAATATGGCAATCGAGCTATATAGACCGCATCGTGATTATCACTATTTTTCTATTAAACGTGCCGAAGAATTAAAGCAGCGGATCGAACCCTATCTGCAAAAAGCTAATCAGATACCTGCCGGACTGAATCTGACAGATTTATATTCTGCCCAGAAGGAAAGGATCCTCCAATACTTCGGGGCAACCCAGGAAATTTGGGATGACTGGCGTTGGCAAATGAGCCACAGGATCACGGATGTCAACACGCTGGATTCTCTTTTTCCGTTAACTGATGCTCAAAAAAATGAGATCTCAACAGTCGGCCGGATATACCGCTGGGCTGTATCACCGTATTACCTCAGTTTAATGGATTTTAGCAACCCTGAAGACCCCATCCTTCTGCAGGGAATACCCAAAATAGAAGAGCTGTTTGATAAAAGCGGAGAAGAAGATCCAATGGGAGAAGCCTTAACCTCTCCCGCTCCTTGTATCACCAGACGCTATCCGGACCGCTTGATCATTAATGTTACCAACATGTGCGGCATGTACTGCCGTCACTGCCAACGCCGGCGCAATATCGGCGAAACAGACGGACACAAGGAAAAAGAAGACCTGAAAGTCGCGCTGGATTATATCCGTGAGAACCCAGAAATCCGGGATGTGCTGATCACAGGCGGGGATGCGTTTCTTTTAAGTGACCAGACCATCGAATGGCTGCTTGCTGAACTTCATAGTATTCCGCATGTTGAAATCAAACGCCTTGGAACCAGGGTCCCTGTAACCCTGCCAATGCGGATTACCGATGAACTTCTAGCCATACTTGCCAAATATCCGCCAATCTATATCAATACTCAATTTAATCATCCGAAAGAAGTAACCCTGGAAGCCAAAAAGGCTGCAGATAGGCTTGTTTCAGCCGGTGTTGTGCTTGGGAATCAGGCCGTACTGCTCAAAGGCATCAATACAGACCCCGATGTCATGAAGAAAATGAATCAGGAATTACTGAAAATCCGTGTCCGTCCCTACTATATCTTTCACGCCAAAAACGTCAAAGGCACCCGGCATTTTATTCCGTCCATTCAGGAAGGTCTAGCCGTGATGGAAGCGCTCAGAGGCTTCACCTCCGGTCTGGCCGTTCCAACCTATATTATCAATGCACCAAAAGGAGGCGGCAAAACCCCGCTTCTCCCCCAATATCTTCTTTCCCTCGATGAACACCGGGCTGTTTTGAAGACGTGGGAAGGGAAAATTGTTTATTATGAGAATCATTACGCTGATGAAGGCTAAGTTTGATTGCATGCCTTAGTCATATAGAAGTCAGTAAAATCACTCTCTCAAGTAAAATCCCGTTAACCGCATTTACCAGGTTAACGGGATTTTGGCGTTATAATGAATTCCTTGAAAGCTTCCTCTTCGTTCCATCTCTTGGTCGATGCCGTTTAAGACCTCCCATTTACGTCGGGTCCACATTGGGGCAATGACATCATTGAGAGGTCCGTCGCCCATAAGTCTGTGGATGATCATATTGGGAGGAAGAATCTCCAGGATATTGGCTACGAGATCTATATATTGTTCCATTGAAAGCAGTTGAAGACTCCCCTGGCTGTAGAGATCCGCAAGCGGAGTCCCTCTTAAAATATGAAGCGAATGAATCTTTATACCCTGTATCGGGATTTGACTGATCACCTGTGCTGTCCTGAACATTTCCTCCCGGGTTTCACAGGGAAGCCCCATGATGATATGGGTACAGACCTGGATATTCCTTTGTCTGAGCTTATTCACACCCTCCAGGAAACAGTCAAAATCATGTCCCCTGTTCAGCCAGTCCAGTGTTTTGTTATGAACAGACTGCACACCCAGTTCTACCCATAGATAGGTCTGTTTATTCAGGTCTTCCAGAACATCAAGGATCGCTTCGTTCAGACAGTCCGGTCTGGTCGAAACGGATATGCCGACGACATCTTCCAGCGCTAACGCTTCCTGGTACAAATTTTCCAGATAATCTTCAGGACCATACGTCGCAGAAAACGATTGAAAATAAGCAATATATTTCGCTTTTGGCCATTTTTTCAAAGTCCTCTCCCGAACCTGGTTAAACTGTTCGCGAATGGACAGCCCTCTTTGCCCTGCAAAATCTCCGGAACCTTTTTCACTGCAAAATATACAGCCTCCATCACTTATCGTCCCATCCCGGTTCGGGCAGCTGAGACCTGCATCCAAAGATACTTTGATGACTTTTTCACCAAAAAATCCGCGGAAATGTTCATTTAATGTATAATAGCGTTTGTTCATGTTCAACCCCGGTTTCAACGTGCAATATCGTATCTCTTTTGCTAGGTCATGTGTTAAATAAGTCTCTGCATCATAGACTTGTCTTGTGTCATAGATACTTCTTTGTCTTTTCCTGTATCCTATTATAGCTTTAGTTGGTCTGAAACAAAACAACAATGGCGAAGAAACCTGTAATTTCTCCATATAAAGCCAGAAACCGGAATCAAATGTATTTCCAGCCTAGCGGTGGCATACATCTGGATTCCGGTCTCATTATCTTCATAAGATTACATCTGCATATCATACTTTAGGTCTGCACTTATACCGCAATCTTGTTGCTTCTATAAATTATAGATCGAATTTGCTGTTAATCCTTCAAAATCGGGATAAGCACTTTCTCCGTGTTGGGTTGTATCAAGACCGCTGACCTGTTCAGCGTCTGTAGCTGTGAGCGGAGTGATTGCTCCGATGACTTTCAGTAGGATAAACGTTACCAGACCTGCGTATATATACGTTGCCAGTACTGCGATGAGCTGTATGCCGACTTGATGGAACTCACCAGAGTAGAACAGGCCGTCTTTACCGAGAGGGTTAACTGCGGTTGTGCAGAAGATGCCTGTCGCCAGAGCTCCCCAGGTTCCGCCGATTCCGTGGATGCCAAAGGCATCCAGCGCGTCGTCATAACCAAGCTTATCTTTAAGGATTGCAACTGCAAAGTAGCATAATCCGCCGGCTACAAGGCCAATTACCATTGCGGAGGCATTTGTTACATAGGCACAAGCAGGTGTTATGGCTACCAGTCCGGCAACAGCTCCGGAAATTGCACCCAGGACAGTGGGCTTTCCACGGTGCAGTTTTTCTGCAACGACCCAGCCCAAAAGCCCTAAGGCAGCTGCAATAAATGTGGTCACAAAAGCGATTACTGCAATTCCGTCAGCCGCCAGTTCACTGCCTGCATTAAAGCCAAACCAGCCAAACCATAGCAGGGTTCCGCCCAGAATCACGTAAGGAATATTATGCGGAATAGTCGGATCTGTAGACTTATTGATGCGTTTTCCGATCACAAGTGCTGCGATCAGACCGGAGAAACCTGAACTGATATGAACGACAGTACCGCCGGCAAAATCAAGTGCACCTAAATTTCCAAGCCAGCCGCCCCCCCATACCCAGTGCGCGATCGGAACGTACACCAGTAAACTCCAGAAACTCATCAACAAAACAAATGCGGGAAAACGCAAGCGTTCGGCTGTTGCCCCAGTCATCAAGGCCGGTGTCAGGATCGCGAACATCATCTGAAAAACCATAAAAAGCAGATGCGGAATCGTAGCGCCTTCAGTTCGCGGCTCCAGCCCTACGCCATTCAACATCAGATGGTCGAGCCCGCCAATGACTGAACCGATATCCGGTCCAAAAGCAAGCGAATAACCTAAAACTACCCAGATAAGTGTTACAACACCCATTGCTATAATACTTTGCATCATCATGGATAAAACATGACGTTTTTTAACCAGTCCTCCGTAAAAAAAGGCCAGACCGGGTGTCATTAACATAACAAGTGCGGTGGAAATAATCATAAACCCAATATCCCCAGTTGTGTAATTCATTTTCTTCTCCTCCTTAGTTTCTTGATGTTTCTTAGGTTTTATAGATAGTCTGATACAAGTCTTTAGCCACGCGCCGATTGACTAATAAAAAAAGCCTCAAAAAAGTATTGCACTTTTTTGAGGCCCCGTTGCCTGATTGACTTGCGTATAACAAACGATCTATCTGTACTATATTACCCGGTAAACAATCTGTAAAGAGGTTTTTCGTTTAAATAATGTATACATTCCTGTATACATTATTTAATATTACGCATATCCGGTTAATCCTAAACCTGTCATTGGTCATAAGAGTCCAACTCCCCAAATTTCTTGACCGCATCGGCATTTCCCTTCTGTGGTTTTAACGGTGACCTGCATGTCTCTGGTAATAACCTCCTGACCGCATTGCGGACAATAGGTTGTGTTGCCTCCTGCCATATTTCCAAGGTACACATACGGTAGGCAATCTTTGGCCAACCCCCATAGTTTCTTCAGCTTCTTTTCATCTGTTGCCGGTATTTTGCTTTTATGCATTGGATGATATTTGCTCAAATGCCACGCCAGCGGAACATTTAAGCCGGACAGCCATTTGGCCAGCGCCTTAATTTCCTGCGGATTGTCATTCAAGCTGGGGATAATAAGCGTTGTGATCTCGGTATGAACATTTGATACCAGCGTTTCAACTGTTTTTAGCACCCACTCCAGTTTCCCACCGGTGTATTTCTCGTAGAATTCAGGGGTAAACCCTTTGATATCAATATTGACCGCATCGATGTAAGGGATTAGATATTCGAGGTATTTCTGTTCGATAATCCCATTGGATACCAGAACGACCTTTCCTCCCCGTTCTTTGACCAGCGGAGCTGTCTCCATGATCATTTCGTACCAGACCAGAGGCTCCGTATACGTAAAGCAAATTCCGACGGACTGGTCTTCCCCGGCCATTTCTGTCAGCCGCTTCGGGGAAATCCGGCGTCCCTGCTCATATTTCTGAGAGATCTCATGGTTCTGGCAGAAGAAGCAGTGCAGGTTGCAGCCATAGCTGCCGACTGAGAATATCCAGCTTCCCGGATAGAAATGATAAAGCGGTTTCTTCTCCACAGGATCAAGATGGAACGCAGCGACTTCAGCGAAAGTCAGCGGTATGATTTCACCGTTCCGACACCCTCTGACCTTACAGAATCCTGACTGGCCTTCTTTGAGTTTGCAGTGATGCGGACATAGGGGACATTCAGAAAATCCTGCCATATGCTTCATCCCTCTTTCCTGTTATTCAAAAAAACGTTCGACTTCAAAACGCCAGAGCTCGACTTCCTCCCCCGGATCAATACCAGCTTTCTGTTTGGCTATTCCGACCTGTTCTTCAACCGTATCAATCCCTTCGAGATGCGGCAGCAACAGCCCGACCTTTCCACCCCGGCGTACGACTACCCCGTAACGCTGAGGATCCAGTTCTTCAGGCCCAGTAATCTTCTCCGTGTCTCCAAGAACATCGACAGATACAGATATTAAGGGCAGTTCTTCCGGTTGGACCGGCCAAAAGCGCGGATCCTGGGTACCTGCTGCTATGGCGTTATGTCTAATCTCTGAAGCTAGGTCTTCTCTTACCGGTTGGATCGTGCCAATGCAACCCCGCAAAGTCCCATCCTTTTTAAGGGAAACAAAGCAGCCTTTCTTTTCTTTCAGTAGAGTGTCTCCAGGAATATTTAACCTGTCAAAAGGCTGGGATGTAAGATAGTAAGTCAGGCATTCCCTGGCATAACCCGCAATCGGTGAAGAACGAAATATCTCAGCAATGAGATAACCTACACCAAACGGTCCTTCATAGGAGAGAACCTTAATCGCGCCTTCTCTCGCCCCGAGTGCAAACAGCAGGGAATGATAGCCGCACTGACCTGCTTCATCCAAAAGACTAGCGGGAATCCCCCTGAGCAGTGTTGTATCTCTTTTCAATCCTTTGACTATAAGCTGGTCCAGTTTGGGGCCTGAAGGGTGGAATCCATAAGGTCCGTCTTCTTTGAGCCGGTGGGAAAGGTCACCGCTTGCAATCAAGGCGCAGCGTTCAGCTGCATCATTTAAAATTTGGCCAACTTTTTTTCCGTAATGTTCCGGACGGCTCATCGGCATGCTTAAGATAACAATCTTCCCGGACCATCCGGCTTGATGGAGGAAGTAAAGCGGAATGAGTGAACCATGATCAAGCTCTGCCCGGACAGGAATAGCATCAGGAATCTTTTCCCTGATGGTCTCCGCGAGTTGCTGATCTGTTTCAAAGCTTAAGCTAACCTGTCCTGCCCCAAAACGGCTGAAACTCCCGGAGAGAGAGTCACCGTCTAAGATTACCAAACCCTGCTCGGCCAGCTGCGCATGAGGAGATACAATCAGAACCGTCTGCGTATTCATCCTGATGACTTGCTGAACAAGCGTCCTATAAGCCTCTGCTGTTTGCTGACAACCCTTTTCTTCACCATGCCCGACCTCAGGCACAAGAATCGGAGGATGAGGAACAAATCCTACATAGACAAGACTCATAGCAATACCTCCTTAGTTTCTGGTATATTGAGAATTAAAAATTCATTTTATCCTATGATTAATTTTTTTATATATTTTCTTTTTATATGCACATTTATCCTGCCAGTGCATCTGTTTGGATTAGATTAATCTGCTTTCTACTGCTATTTCTACCAGCTTAATAATTATGACGCGATTCGCAGTGCTGGTTAGACTTCCTCGTCCTTTGGTCCCCAAATCGCATTGATGTTTTTTCTTAGAACCAGCAGGGCTGCCGTTTCAGCCAGTGCTGACTCTTTCCTCTGGAGTTCCTTCTTAACCTGCTTTAACTCTTTTTCTATTTCTTTTTCCCGACGTTGTGAAGTGGCTAGTTCCTGAGCCACACCGCCATTAGCCTGCATACAGTTGCCCTGCCAAGACTTGACCTGCTCAACAGGCAAACCTTTCTTACGACAGGTATTCTGCTTTTTCGATCTCACTAGAGTGGATGTCTCAACCACGATGAGAAATTTGTCGCGTGTGCTCTATTGCTCAATTCGCCGTTCACCAGAAGGCGCTGCAAATCCCTTCCCTCGTATTTCCCTCCGCCACAACTTCAAAGTCCCCTCTGGAACGCCTATCTTCTGCTGAATCAGACTAAGAGACTGGTCGTTTGGCGGTAACATCTTCGCAATAATAGAACTTTTTAACTCTTTTGGATATCTCATGTCGTTTTCCCTCCTGTGTTCCTTCAGGGATACTTTTCATAAGTCTCTACGTCAACTATCGTAACACAGGAGGATAATCTTAAAAGATAGGATAGATTAACTTGCCAAATTGATTTTTAGCAAATAGTCTATTGTTTTTTTTCGTAAATACGATGCCAGTAAAAAATTGATGTCCATAAACTCTTCGGGGAGTTGACCGTTTTGTCGGCTTTCGTTAATTCGCTTTTCAAGATATTTGATTTCATCCGGAGTAAGATTTATCTCTTCTTTCTCAATAACAGAATTTATCATAAGTTCCCAGAGAATCCTTCTGGATGCCTCTTCCTTACATTCGGCCAGCAATTGGTCTGCGGTTATTTTTCTATGGATCAAATATTCCATAAGTTCCATATCATCAACTATTTTGAGTTCTTCAGTAAATTTCTTATATAAATCTTCAGCAGCTGAATCCAATTCTTCTTCATCAAATTCATACTTACATTGTTTAACTAAAGCTTGAAAAATCAAGAGAATATTTGCCTCCCGTTCCTTCCCCTCTTTTTCGTGAGTGATTTTTAGGGCAAGCATATTTTTTAAGTCTTTCAGGTTTTTTAGATCAGGTTCAACTTTCCTAATTAATTCTTCAGTCAATTCTGGTTTCTTCACCACAAAAACGCTCTTAATCTTAACGGTAAATGTAAACTCGCTTCCCCACCAACGCTGAAATTCTAAGGCATCGGGCTGAATAACACTCTCAAAGGTCACTGTGTCGCCCATTTTCTTCCCTAGGAGATTTGCACTAACTTCTCGAAATACACCTTCACTGCCGACTATTAATTTTGTATCGATGTTTCTTATAACCGGTACTGTTGCATCCTTTTCATAACCGTCAATATCCACGATTACATAATCGTTTGTTTTAATAGGCTCATTTCTTTTTTCTTCTTCAATTTCATCAAAAGAGCCTATGATATAATCTAAGGCTTGCTGAATCTCCTCTTCTTGGACTGTTGTATCAAAACGCTTGACATTTAGACCCTTATATTGTCCAAGTTCGAACTGTTTCATTATCACGATTCCTCCCTCGTTATGTCTATTTGATACGCTACTTTCTCAGGAAAATTTCAACGGTCAGCCCTCAGGATTCCTACTGACTGAAGCATTACAACAAAATGGGCGACTGCGAAAATAAGGATCAAGAGTGTGAAGACCAGGTCTCTTGTTCTTCCTTTTTTTTGCGTTTCAATCGATCTACTCTCTGTTTCCATATTCTTACCTCCTCATTTCGCCAACGGTTAAGCAAATTGTAAATAAATCCTACCGGACAGAAGAATTTACAATAAAAACGGCTAATAAATAAGCTCATAAACAAGAAGATCGGTAACATCAACCACATTAACCATACCGATTTGAACAGGAAGAGCGCGCCAAAAGGCTGGTAATCCAATGTCCCATAGTCACCCAGTAATGTGCCCAGCAGAAGTGCAACCCATAAAATGGTCGGAGCTACCAGCCTGAGTATTTTAATAGTCTTCTGGGAAATATTCAGAGATTTGAACCCTGCAGCCTTGTTAAGAATCTCCTGTACTGCTCCAAAAGGACAAATCCAAGCGCAATACAGATTTTTTCCCAAAAGGATAATAAATCCGAGAGACCCGGCCATAAGCACATACCATTTCAGGTTAGTTATCCTGGGAATCTGCAACGTAATTGCTGAAAGAAGCAAGCTGCCTGTCACAAACTGATTAACGAGAAAACCAAGCACCACGACACTAACCAGCAGGAATGCCAGACGTATTTTTACGAGCTTCTTGATAAAGGCTGAGGCAAACGCAATTAAAAACATCGCAATCATGGCCATATCCTTCCAGCTAAGCTGGAATAAATCGTAAGGGTTGGCCCATTGGGTGTTAAAAAATTGCCCTGATAAATAAGAATTCCCTTTGTTCACAGCCTCAGCCACAGCATGTGACGACACTGTTGAACCTGTTACCCGGTCAATATAATTATTTGTTTTTATACTACCCAGATATCCCGAATATCCATATGCTCCTCCCAAATAAATAGGCTCCTTGATTGCAAGACCTTGAAAGCCGTCAAAATACTTTTGGTCTGTGAGCCTTTCAAAAAAAACCGGAGTCTCTCCCTGTTTAGTAATAATAACTTTCTCTATAAGGCCCTTTTCGTTGACGATAGTCATAGCCTCAACTTTGGATTGATATCCTATAGCCGAATCACATACTGCATAGAAACGTCCCTGTGCCGTATCGATTTTATAGGCATGCTGATTCCCCATCATTTTTTCTATGGATATAACGCCGAGAACATTTTTTTGGATGATTCCCTTGTAATCAACCGATTGAGGAGCCCAGAACACACCATATAAAATAGCTATTATGGCAGTGAGAAGTAAAGAAAATTGATAATAGTATTCCCATCCTCTTCTATTTTCCAACTCTGCTTTATTTTTCTTTGTTTTCACAGCTTATGAACCTCTTAAAAAATTATGAAGATTATAGAGCTGAGCCAGTAAGTATCTGAAGAGACACTTACTGGCCTCATTAATCCTATGGCTTGATGCTCTAATTGCTAAGCAGAAATAGTATCCGAACTTTCTCTGATTTTTTTTGCCGGATGGTTAGCCAGCCTGTAAGTAATAATCGCAGGAATAAGTGCCGTGCCTCCGAAGAAGATAAATCCCATGCCAATAGCTTGGTATTCACGCTCCGAAAAGCTGGAATATCCCCAGGCCAAAGCAAATATAAAGAAAAAGTTGGCGAGGAACCCGCAGATTTGAAGAGGTATGGTATCTTTGCCCTTCCCTTTCAGATACCGCCAGATCCCGTATTGGATAAGCAATGCAGTCATACCCAGTGCCATCCAAATCAGCACATCATATATATTCATAATACCTTTCACTCCTTATAATAATTTTCTCCTTTTGATTAATATATTTGACATTGAAATCACTATTGTTTTATAGACTCAGGATTATTCCAGAAGTCTTTGACCATGTTCTGAACATAACCCGATTCAAGTCTTTCATCAGGGTTTACAGGCCCGTTATAGCCGAACCATTCATCAAACTTGCGGGCTGCATCCTGAAGCAATGGAATTTGGGTGGCTATTCTGGCCACATCGTGGTTCCAGGTCTCGACTTTGTTCCACGAACATACAGCCACACAATTTGCGCAGGGACTACCGTTATAGGCCCAGAAAGAGCCGCAACGGTTGGAATCAAGATGCCATTTTTCAGTATATGGATTTTCGGCTACCTCACAATCCTCTGGCTGCAGAACCTTAGGGTCTTTCTCATGGGAGATGGCCTGGGCGGGGCAGGCATCCGCACATTTTTTGCACAGGCGGCAGAACTCGCGTACCCCGAATTTTCTCGGCTTGTCCGGAGCAAGTTCCAGGTCGGTGTAGACTTTGGCGATGCGATGTCTCGGACCGAATTTCTGGGTAATTAAAAGTCCGTTTCTGCCTGCTTCTCCAAGCCCGGCCTGAACGGCCATAGGAACACTTATTCCGGTATCGTTTCCGCACGGCGCTGCATAATAGCCAAGCTTCCTCAGAAAAACCGCGATTTTGTAAGCTACTTCTGCCATATTGGAGTAACTTTTCCCCACCGTGGCACTGGAAATGACTGACGGTGAGGTGCGTATAGCTTCGTAATCCTCTTCAAGAACGAAGACAATCACACTTTTTGGTTTGAAACCTGCATACTTCTCCCAATCAGGTTCAAATTTTGCATGTCCGAAAACTTCTACTCCCCCGCCTGACAGCATCTTTGGCAAATCCCATGGCAGATATTTGGTTCTGCCGTTGGGCATTTTACAAGGTTTTAGAATCTTCCTGCCCCAGGTAGAATAGGTCCAACGCTCGTCATAGGGTGCGATGCCGACTAGATCGG
This genomic stretch from Dehalobacter restrictus DSM 9455 harbors:
- a CDS encoding trigger factor; this translates as MKQFELGQYKGLNVKRFDTTVQEEEIQQALDYIIGSFDEIEEEKRNEPIKTNDYVIVDIDGYEKDATVPVIRNIDTKLIVGSEGVFREVSANLLGKKMGDTVTFESVIQPDALEFQRWWGSEFTFTVKIKSVFVVKKPELTEELIRKVEPDLKNLKDLKNMLALKITHEKEGKEREANILLIFQALVKQCKYEFDEEELDSAAEDLYKKFTEELKIVDDMELMEYLIHRKITADQLLAECKEEASRRILWELMINSVIEKEEINLTPDEIKYLEKRINESRQNGQLPEEFMDINFLLASYLRKKTIDYLLKINLAS
- a CDS encoding 4Fe-4S binding protein; this translates as MKTKKNKAELENRRGWEYYYQFSLLLTAIIAILYGVFWAPQSVDYKGIIQKNVLGVISIEKMMGNQHAYKIDTAQGRFYAVCDSAIGYQSKVEAMTIVNEKGLIEKVIITKQGETPVFFERLTDQKYFDGFQGLAIKEPIYLGGAYGYSGYLGSIKTNNYIDRVTGSTVSSHAVAEAVNKGNSYLSGQFFNTQWANPYDLFQLSWKDMAMIAMFLIAFASAFIKKLVKIRLAFLLVSVVVLGFLVNQFVTGSLLLSAITLQIPRITNLKWYVLMAGSLGFIILLGKNLYCAWICPFGAVQEILNKAAGFKSLNISQKTIKILRLVAPTILWVALLLGTLLGDYGTLDYQPFGALFLFKSVWLMWLMLPIFLFMSLFISRFYCKFFCPVGFIYNLLNRWRNEEVRIWKQRVDRLKRKKKEEQETWSSHS
- a CDS encoding reductive dehalogenase — protein: MGEINRRNFLKASMLGAAAAAVASASAVKGMVSPLVADAADIVAPITETSEFPYKVDAKYQRYNSLKNFFEKTFDPEANKTPIKFHYDDVSKITGKKDTGKDLPTLNAERLGIKGRPATHTETSILFHTQHLGAMLTQRHNETGWTGLDEALNAGAWAVEFDYSGFNAAGGGPGSVIPLYPINPMTNEIANEPVMVPGLYNWDNIDVESVRQQGQQWKFESKEEASKILKKATRLLGADLVGIAPYDERWTYSTWGRKILKPCKMPNGRTKYLPWDLPKMLSGGGVEVFGHAKFEPDWEKYAGFKPKSVIVFVLEEDYEAIRTSPSVISSATVGKSYSNMAEVAYKIAVFLRKLGYYAAPCGNDTGISVPMAVQAGLGEAGRNGLLITQKFGPRHRIAKVYTDLELAPDKPRKFGVREFCRLCKKCADACPAQAISHEKDPKVLQPEDCEVAENPYTEKWHLDSNRCGSFWAYNGSPCANCVAVCSWNKVETWNHDVARIATQIPLLQDAARKFDEWFGYNGPVNPDERLESGYVQNMVKDFWNNPESIKQ